In one Streptomyces venezuelae genomic region, the following are encoded:
- a CDS encoding glycerophosphodiester phosphodiesterase, producing MRTVTAVAHRGDPYRVRENTLPSLRSAFDRGADAVEIDVRLSGDGVPVLLHDPTLKRLWGYERPLAALSSAEVEGLTEGGIPTLAAALAATEGHRLMIDLPGATYDAVRTVIGVVAECGATERVYYCAGGRTMLAVREADPAAEIALTWTTTAPPRPVLLDAVKPRWLNLRFPLVDRELTLHVHRQGLLVSAWTPDTRRSMRRLIDTGVDAITTNRIDVLHGLR from the coding sequence ATGCGCACCGTGACTGCTGTGGCCCACCGAGGCGATCCCTACCGCGTCCGCGAGAACACCCTCCCGTCCCTGCGCTCCGCGTTCGACCGGGGCGCGGACGCGGTGGAGATCGACGTCCGCCTGAGCGGCGACGGCGTACCCGTCCTGCTGCACGACCCGACCCTCAAGCGCCTGTGGGGGTACGAGCGACCGCTCGCCGCCCTGTCGTCGGCGGAGGTCGAGGGCCTCACCGAGGGTGGCATCCCGACCCTCGCGGCGGCCCTCGCGGCCACCGAGGGGCACCGGCTCATGATCGACCTGCCGGGGGCGACGTACGACGCCGTGCGCACGGTCATCGGGGTCGTCGCCGAGTGCGGGGCGACGGAGCGGGTGTACTACTGCGCGGGCGGGCGGACGATGCTCGCCGTGCGCGAGGCGGACCCGGCCGCGGAGATCGCGCTGACCTGGACGACCACCGCCCCGCCCCGCCCCGTCCTGCTGGACGCGGTGAAGCCGCGCTGGCTCAACCTCCGCTTCCCGCTGGTCGACCGCGAACTGACCCTCCACGTGCACCGGCAGGGCCTGCTCGTCTCCGCCTGGACCCCGGACACGCGCCGCTCGATGCGGCGCCTGATCGACACGGGCGTCGACGCGATCACCACGAACCGCATCGACGTCCTGCACGGTCTTCGCTGA
- a CDS encoding aminotransferase class I/II-fold pyridoxal phosphate-dependent enzyme, whose protein sequence is MAAQYVISGSTAKGITASVEQAVADGGLAPGAALPPVRRLADELGVSAGTVATAYKELRQRGIVVTRGRGGTVVAQAPAVGTRRPPKAPPGVRDLAGGHPDPELLPVLLPPARVEPVNGSHRGSPRLAGLEERTREWFARDGVPDSGVTFAHGALDCMARLLSVELKPGDTVAVEDPGFHHLLDLVPALGLRMVPVAVDDEGIRPEALRGALRAGARALVCSPRGQNPVGGHFTAERRDALLDALAGHPDVLVVEDDHNAEIAGAAPYSLATGGLPRWAQVRTVSKHLSVDLRWAALACDPTTLARHEGRMLLTSGWVSHVLQETVERTMADPAAREVVHRAERVYGERREALIRELAGHGIAARGASGMNVWVPVRDESAVVNGLRSRGWWVAAGARFRIAAPTAVRITTSALGAADAGRLAADFAAVLGESEATYGG, encoded by the coding sequence GTGGCAGCACAATATGTGATCAGTGGCTCGACCGCCAAGGGAATCACCGCATCGGTCGAACAGGCCGTGGCCGACGGCGGCTTGGCGCCGGGCGCCGCGCTGCCTCCGGTGCGCAGGCTCGCCGACGAACTGGGAGTCAGCGCGGGCACGGTGGCGACGGCCTACAAGGAACTGCGGCAGCGCGGCATCGTCGTGACGCGCGGCCGGGGCGGAACGGTCGTGGCGCAGGCCCCCGCTGTCGGGACCCGCAGGCCGCCGAAGGCGCCGCCGGGGGTGCGCGACCTGGCGGGCGGGCATCCGGATCCGGAACTGCTGCCGGTCCTGCTGCCGCCCGCCAGGGTGGAGCCGGTGAACGGCTCGCACCGCGGGTCGCCGCGCCTCGCCGGCCTTGAGGAACGGACCCGGGAGTGGTTCGCGCGGGACGGAGTCCCCGACTCCGGCGTGACCTTCGCGCACGGCGCGCTCGACTGCATGGCCCGGCTGCTCTCGGTGGAGCTGAAACCCGGCGACACGGTGGCCGTGGAGGACCCCGGCTTCCACCATCTCCTGGACCTCGTACCGGCGTTGGGGCTGCGCATGGTGCCGGTGGCCGTCGACGACGAGGGCATCAGGCCGGAGGCGCTGCGCGGGGCGCTGCGGGCGGGCGCGCGGGCGCTGGTGTGCAGTCCCCGGGGGCAGAACCCGGTGGGCGGCCACTTCACCGCCGAGCGGCGGGACGCGCTGCTCGACGCCCTCGCGGGGCATCCGGACGTGCTCGTGGTGGAGGACGACCACAACGCGGAGATCGCGGGGGCGGCCCCGTACTCACTGGCCACGGGCGGGCTCCCGCGCTGGGCGCAGGTGCGGACCGTCTCCAAGCACCTGAGCGTCGACCTGCGGTGGGCGGCCCTCGCGTGCGACCCCACCACGCTGGCCAGGCACGAGGGGCGGATGCTGCTCACCTCGGGGTGGGTCAGCCACGTACTGCAGGAGACGGTCGAGCGGACGATGGCCGACCCGGCGGCCCGTGAGGTGGTGCACCGGGCCGAGCGTGTCTACGGCGAGCGGCGCGAGGCGCTGATCCGCGAGCTCGCGGGGCACGGGATCGCGGCGCGGGGGGCGAGCGGGATGAACGTGTGGGTGCCCGTGCGGGACGAGTCCGCGGTGGTCAACGGGTTGCGGTCGCGCGGGTGGTGGGTGGCCGCGGGGGCGCGGTTCCGCATCGCCGCGCCCACCGCCGTGCGCATCACCACGTCCGCGCTCGGGGCGGCGGACGCCGGGCGTCTCGCCGCGGACTTCGCCGCGGTGCTCGGCGAGTCGGAGGCTACGTACGGGGGGTGA
- a CDS encoding NADAR family protein — protein sequence MSVVRARLACMTKIDSVEALVGAVRAGEKVTYLRFWGHTPRRDGTLGPSCLSQWWPSPFTVDGVEYATAEHWMMAAKARLFDDADAERAALAARTAAEAKKAGRLVRGFDDAIWARERFGIVVEGSTHKFASDPALRDFLVGTGERVLVEASPMDRVWGIGLAADDPRAEDPEKWRGPNLLGFALMEARGRI from the coding sequence ATGTCAGTGGTGCGTGCCAGACTCGCGTGCATGACGAAGATCGACTCGGTGGAGGCGCTGGTCGGCGCGGTGCGCGCGGGCGAGAAGGTGACGTACCTGCGCTTCTGGGGCCACACCCCGCGGCGGGACGGCACGCTCGGCCCGAGCTGCCTGAGTCAGTGGTGGCCGTCGCCGTTCACGGTGGACGGCGTGGAGTACGCGACGGCGGAGCACTGGATGATGGCGGCCAAGGCCCGCCTCTTCGACGACGCGGACGCGGAGCGGGCGGCCCTCGCGGCCCGCACGGCTGCCGAGGCGAAGAAGGCGGGACGGCTCGTCCGGGGCTTCGACGACGCGATATGGGCACGCGAGCGCTTCGGCATCGTGGTCGAGGGCAGCACGCACAAGTTCGCGTCGGACCCCGCGCTGCGGGACTTCCTCGTGGGCACGGGTGAGCGCGTCCTGGTCGAGGCGAGCCCCATGGACCGCGTCTGGGGCATCGGCCTGGCGGCCGACGACCCCCGCGCGGAGGACCCCGAGAAGTGGCGGGGGCCGAACTTGCTGGGATTCGCGCTGATGGAGGCGCGGGGCCGGATCTGA
- a CDS encoding spermidine/putrescine ABC transporter substrate-binding protein: protein MEQYEPHRLSPAQLAAMHRSYRNGRAALTRRTLLRASTGGALAIGGLGALSACGIPAAGKSQGEVSSDDHSAKEKRVSFSNWTEYMDVDEKDENRRPTLDAFTKRTGITVKYTEDINDNVEFFGKIKPQLAAGQETGRDLICVTDWLAARLIRFGWVQKLDPANLPHAYTNLSAQFRDPDWDPGRSYSYPWTGISTVIAYNKKATGGREITSVSQLLDDPKLKGRVGFLSEMRDTVGMTLIDMGKDPADFTDDDFDAAIARLQKAVDKKQIRRFTGNDYTSDLAKGDMAACLGWAGDIVQLQADSPDVGFHIPDQGYITSTDNLLVPNKARHKKNAERLIDYYYEPEPAARLAAYINYVCPVDGVRDALARIDADAASNPLIIPDKEMKEKSRAFRSLTPKEETAYEEKFAKLTGA, encoded by the coding sequence ATGGAGCAGTACGAGCCACACCGCCTCAGTCCGGCCCAACTGGCCGCCATGCACCGCAGCTACCGGAACGGCAGGGCCGCCCTGACCCGCCGTACCCTGCTGCGCGCCTCCACGGGCGGCGCGCTCGCGATCGGCGGCCTCGGGGCACTCAGCGCCTGCGGCATCCCCGCGGCGGGCAAGAGCCAGGGCGAGGTCTCGTCCGACGACCACTCGGCGAAGGAGAAGCGCGTCAGCTTCTCCAACTGGACCGAGTACATGGACGTCGACGAGAAGGACGAGAACCGGCGGCCCACCCTGGACGCGTTCACGAAACGCACCGGGATCACGGTCAAGTACACCGAGGACATCAACGACAACGTCGAGTTCTTCGGCAAGATCAAACCGCAGCTCGCCGCGGGCCAGGAGACCGGACGCGACCTCATCTGCGTCACCGACTGGCTGGCCGCCCGGCTCATCCGCTTCGGGTGGGTCCAGAAACTGGACCCGGCCAACCTGCCGCACGCGTACACGAATCTCTCCGCCCAGTTCCGTGACCCGGACTGGGACCCCGGCAGGTCGTACTCGTATCCCTGGACCGGCATCTCCACCGTCATCGCGTACAACAAGAAGGCGACCGGCGGCAGAGAGATCACGTCGGTGTCGCAGCTGCTCGATGACCCGAAGCTGAAGGGGCGCGTCGGGTTCCTCTCCGAGATGCGCGACACCGTCGGCATGACGCTCATCGACATGGGCAAGGACCCCGCGGACTTCACCGACGACGACTTCGACGCGGCCATCGCCCGCCTCCAGAAGGCCGTCGACAAGAAGCAGATCCGGCGCTTCACCGGCAACGACTACACGTCCGACCTCGCCAAGGGCGACATGGCGGCCTGCCTCGGCTGGGCCGGCGACATCGTGCAGCTCCAGGCCGACAGCCCCGACGTCGGCTTCCACATCCCCGACCAGGGCTACATCACGTCCACGGACAACCTGCTGGTCCCGAACAAGGCACGGCACAAGAAGAACGCCGAGCGGCTCATCGACTACTACTACGAGCCCGAGCCCGCGGCCCGCCTCGCCGCGTACATCAACTACGTCTGCCCGGTCGACGGGGTACGGGACGCGCTCGCGAGGATCGACGCGGACGCCGCGTCGAATCCGCTGATCATCCCCGACAAGGAGATGAAGGAGAAGTCCCGGGCGTTCCGGTCGCTCACGCCGAAGGAAGAGACGGCGTACGAAGAGAAGTTCGCGAAGCTGACCGGCGCGTGA
- a CDS encoding DUF4190 domain-containing protein, translating into MSAKSEDDSVPGVGGADGAGAPEERDPWAPPAEDGSAKDARSAPGAPLGPPPSVHDQWTVTSMPGAVPQPPAPPMAGGQPGVPPGVPPGMGNPFAAPGEPVPPPPVSPDGPGQMPYGPPGQMPYGYPGQGYQGPGYQGQGYQGQGYQGFQGYPGYGWPAMPMTPANGMGVSALVLGIVAAVGFCLWPLAIVLGILAVIFGAVGRGKARRGEATNGGQALAGIICGAAGIVLGVALLVILIVVPDEDSGAGSTRNDRDDSGYSAGSATGTVGITPRT; encoded by the coding sequence ATGTCCGCGAAGTCCGAGGACGACTCCGTGCCCGGGGTGGGTGGCGCGGATGGCGCGGGGGCGCCGGAGGAACGCGATCCCTGGGCGCCGCCCGCGGAGGACGGGTCGGCGAAGGACGCGCGGAGTGCGCCCGGAGCTCCGCTCGGGCCGCCGCCTTCGGTGCATGACCAGTGGACGGTGACGTCGATGCCGGGGGCCGTGCCGCAGCCGCCCGCGCCTCCGATGGCCGGTGGGCAGCCCGGTGTTCCGCCGGGTGTGCCGCCCGGCATGGGCAACCCCTTCGCGGCGCCCGGCGAGCCCGTGCCGCCGCCGCCCGTCTCGCCGGACGGGCCCGGGCAGATGCCGTACGGGCCACCGGGGCAGATGCCCTACGGGTACCCGGGCCAGGGCTATCAGGGGCCGGGATACCAGGGCCAGGGGTATCAAGGCCAGGGATATCAGGGCTTCCAGGGCTATCCCGGGTACGGCTGGCCCGCCATGCCCATGACCCCCGCGAACGGCATGGGCGTGAGCGCACTCGTCCTCGGGATCGTCGCCGCCGTCGGTTTCTGCCTGTGGCCGCTGGCGATCGTCCTCGGCATCCTCGCGGTGATCTTCGGCGCGGTGGGACGCGGCAAGGCGCGGCGGGGCGAGGCGACCAACGGCGGGCAGGCCCTCGCCGGGATCATCTGCGGAGCCGCGGGCATCGTCCTGGGCGTGGCGCTGCTGGTGATCCTCATCGTGGTGCCGGACGAGGACTCCGGCGCGGGGTCCACGCGGAACGATCGGGACGACTCGGGCTATTCGGCCGGTTCGGCCACCGGAACCGTCGGAATCACCCCCCGTACGTAG
- a CDS encoding MFS transporter gives MSLTRKRSALYARIPGGADGRRMLWIALINKMGTGLWMGAAALYFTLITGLSVAEVGVLLGVSGAVGIAGAPLAGHLADRFPVTRILIGAQLQQAVALLALLTTDDFALLLLYSAVNSLADRGANVLTKLYAARIAGPDRTRYQAVQRTVSNAGWAIGGLAGALALAVGTTHAYQALLLGNVVSFLAAAALTPRCAEPPSPSRVVTASTTARGPRAAPGTPPSNPWRDRSYLLFTVTEAALFLDDAVLQVGIPLWIVHATDAPHGLAPLLMVLNCVLVVCCQVPLSRFGSTPERARALLVPLAACFVVGCAALTASTLGGTGLAVAALTVAAIALTFAEILHAVASWELSIALAPGDAQGAYLGVHGLSSSAQRSGGPLLVTAVIAAGPLAWPVLGAGVIVTVAAQSRLVRRRLDRQGDGAGAGESVAEDAVVAPRTR, from the coding sequence GTGAGCCTCACTCGTAAGCGGTCCGCGCTGTACGCACGCATACCGGGAGGTGCCGACGGCCGCCGCATGCTCTGGATCGCCCTGATCAACAAGATGGGTACCGGTCTCTGGATGGGGGCGGCCGCCCTCTACTTCACCCTGATCACCGGGCTCTCCGTCGCCGAGGTCGGCGTGCTCCTGGGGGTCTCGGGCGCCGTCGGCATCGCGGGCGCGCCGCTCGCGGGTCACCTCGCCGACCGCTTCCCGGTCACCCGCATCCTCATCGGCGCCCAACTCCAGCAAGCAGTCGCGCTGTTGGCGCTGCTCACGACGGACGACTTCGCGCTGCTCCTGCTGTACTCCGCCGTCAACAGCCTCGCCGACCGCGGCGCCAACGTCCTCACCAAGCTGTACGCCGCCCGCATCGCGGGCCCGGACCGCACCAGGTACCAGGCCGTCCAGCGCACCGTCTCCAACGCGGGCTGGGCCATCGGCGGTCTGGCCGGCGCGCTGGCCCTCGCCGTCGGCACCACCCACGCCTACCAGGCGCTGCTCCTCGGCAACGTGGTCAGCTTCCTCGCCGCCGCGGCCCTCACCCCGCGCTGCGCCGAACCTCCGTCGCCGTCCCGCGTGGTCACCGCCTCCACGACCGCACGCGGACCGAGAGCCGCCCCTGGCACCCCGCCCTCCAACCCGTGGCGCGACCGCTCCTACCTGCTCTTCACCGTGACCGAGGCGGCCCTCTTCCTCGACGACGCGGTCCTCCAGGTCGGCATCCCGCTGTGGATCGTGCACGCCACGGACGCCCCGCACGGCCTCGCGCCGCTCCTCATGGTGCTCAACTGCGTGCTGGTCGTCTGCTGTCAGGTCCCGCTGTCCCGGTTCGGCAGCACTCCGGAGCGGGCCCGCGCGCTCCTGGTCCCCCTCGCGGCGTGCTTCGTCGTCGGCTGCGCCGCCCTGACCGCCTCCACGCTCGGCGGCACGGGGCTCGCCGTCGCCGCCCTCACGGTCGCCGCCATCGCCCTGACCTTCGCGGAGATACTCCACGCCGTCGCGTCCTGGGAGCTCTCGATCGCGCTCGCGCCCGGCGACGCCCAGGGCGCCTACCTCGGGGTCCACGGCCTGTCCTCGTCGGCCCAGCGCAGCGGCGGGCCGCTCCTGGTCACCGCGGTGATCGCGGCGGGCCCGCTCGCCTGGCCGGTCCTCGGCGCCGGGGTGATCGTGACGGTGGCGGCGCAGAGCCGTCTCGTACGGAGGCGGCTTGACCGGCAGGGCGACGGGGCCGGGGCGGGCGAGTCCGTGGCGGAGGACGCCGTGGTGGCCCCGCGCACCAGATGA
- a CDS encoding gamma-aminobutyraldehyde dehydrogenase, giving the protein MHNFQARDHFADGAQYIAGRLTKGTSGASHAVVDPATGDEVYTYELAGADDVDAAVAAAAEAFPGWAGATPGERSDALHRFAGVLAERAEEIAQAESLQCGKPIKLSREFDVPGTVDNAAFFAGAARHLQGQSAGEYTGDHTSYVRREPIGVVGSIAPWNYPLQMAAWKVLPAIAAGNTIVLKPAELTPFTSLLFAQAATEAGIPDGVVNIVTGAGKDAGEHLVGHPDVAMTSFTGSTGVGKRVAEIATATVKRLHLELGGKAPFVVFDDADLDAAVHGAVAGALINSGQDCTAATRAYVQRPLYEAFVQGVADLMESVRLGDPFDPSTDMGPLISHAHRDRVAGFVDRARSYARVVTGGEALQHPGAYYKPTLIADAAQDSEIVQSEIFGPVLVVLPFDSDDEGIRLANDTPYGLAASAWSRDVFRANRATRDIKAGCVWVNDHIPILSEMPHGGYKASGYGKDMSAYSFEEYTQVKHVMFDNTAVVRKDWHRTIFGDR; this is encoded by the coding sequence ATGCACAACTTCCAGGCGCGGGACCACTTCGCGGACGGTGCGCAGTACATCGCCGGGCGGCTGACCAAGGGGACGTCCGGCGCCTCCCACGCGGTCGTCGACCCCGCCACGGGCGACGAGGTCTACACGTACGAGCTGGCCGGGGCCGACGACGTCGACGCCGCCGTCGCCGCGGCCGCCGAGGCGTTCCCCGGCTGGGCGGGCGCCACCCCGGGCGAGCGTTCCGACGCCCTGCACCGGTTCGCCGGCGTCCTCGCGGAGCGTGCCGAGGAGATCGCGCAGGCCGAGTCGCTGCAGTGCGGCAAGCCGATCAAGCTGAGCCGCGAGTTCGACGTCCCCGGGACCGTCGACAACGCAGCCTTCTTCGCGGGCGCGGCCCGGCACCTCCAGGGCCAGTCGGCCGGGGAGTACACCGGCGACCACACCTCGTACGTACGCCGTGAGCCCATCGGCGTCGTCGGGTCCATCGCCCCCTGGAACTACCCCCTCCAGATGGCCGCCTGGAAGGTCCTCCCGGCGATCGCCGCGGGCAACACCATCGTCCTCAAGCCCGCCGAGCTCACCCCCTTCACCTCCCTCCTCTTCGCGCAGGCCGCCACCGAGGCCGGCATCCCCGACGGCGTCGTCAACATCGTCACGGGCGCCGGGAAGGACGCCGGTGAGCACCTCGTCGGGCACCCCGACGTCGCCATGACGTCCTTCACCGGGTCCACCGGCGTCGGCAAGCGCGTCGCCGAGATCGCCACCGCCACCGTCAAGCGGCTGCACCTGGAGCTCGGCGGCAAGGCGCCCTTCGTCGTCTTCGACGACGCCGACCTCGACGCCGCCGTGCACGGCGCGGTCGCCGGCGCGCTCATCAACTCCGGGCAGGACTGCACGGCCGCCACGCGCGCGTACGTGCAGCGCCCCCTCTACGAGGCCTTCGTGCAGGGCGTCGCCGACCTCATGGAGAGCGTGCGGCTCGGTGACCCGTTCGACCCGAGCACCGACATGGGGCCGCTCATCTCGCACGCGCACCGCGACCGCGTCGCCGGGTTCGTGGACCGGGCCCGCTCCTACGCGCGCGTGGTGACCGGCGGCGAGGCGCTCCAGCACCCCGGCGCGTACTACAAGCCGACCCTGATCGCCGACGCCGCCCAGGACAGCGAGATCGTGCAGTCGGAGATCTTCGGCCCCGTCCTCGTGGTGCTGCCCTTCGACAGCGACGACGAGGGCATCCGGCTCGCCAACGACACCCCCTACGGTCTCGCCGCCTCCGCCTGGAGCCGCGACGTGTTCCGCGCCAACCGCGCGACCCGCGACATCAAGGCGGGCTGCGTGTGGGTCAACGACCACATCCCGATCCTCAGCGAGATGCCGCACGGCGGTTACAAGGCGTCCGGCTACGGAAAGGACATGTCCGCGTACTCCTTCGAGGAGTACACGCAGGTCAAGCACGTCATGTTCGACAACACCGCGGTCGTCCGCAAGGACTGGCACCGCACGATCTTCGGGGACCGGTAG
- a CDS encoding adenosine deaminase, whose product MTEQQNAAAPARDPHAFIAGLPKAELHVHHVGSASPRIVSELAARHPDSSVPTDPEALADYFTFTDFAHFIKVYLSVVDLIRTPEDVRLLTYEVARDMARQNVRYAELTITPFSSVRRGIDDRAFMAAIEDARKAAEAEFGTVLRWCFDIPGEAGLESAEETLRLAVTDGLRPEGLVSFGLGGPEIGVPRPQFKPYFDRAIAAGLHSVPHAGETTGPETVWDALIHLGAERIGHGTTSAQDPGLLAHLAEHGIPLEVCPTSNIATRAVSTLDEHPIKQFVEAGVTVTINSDDPPMFGTDLNNEYAVAARLLGLDERGIAALAKNAVEASFLDPAGKARIAAEIDTYTDTWLAP is encoded by the coding sequence GTGACCGAGCAGCAGAACGCAGCCGCGCCCGCCAGAGACCCGCACGCCTTCATCGCAGGACTGCCCAAGGCGGAACTGCACGTGCACCACGTCGGCTCGGCCTCCCCCCGGATCGTCTCCGAGCTGGCCGCCCGGCACCCCGACTCCTCGGTGCCGACCGACCCCGAGGCGCTCGCCGACTACTTCACGTTCACGGACTTCGCGCACTTCATCAAGGTCTACCTGTCCGTCGTGGACCTGATCCGCACCCCCGAGGACGTGCGCCTCCTCACTTACGAGGTGGCCCGCGACATGGCGCGGCAGAACGTCCGCTACGCCGAGCTGACCATCACCCCGTTCTCCTCCGTGCGCCGCGGCATCGACGACCGCGCGTTCATGGCGGCCATCGAGGACGCCCGCAAGGCCGCGGAGGCCGAGTTCGGCACCGTGCTGCGCTGGTGCTTCGACATCCCCGGCGAGGCCGGGCTCGAGTCGGCCGAAGAGACGTTGCGGCTCGCCGTCACCGACGGCCTGCGCCCCGAGGGCCTGGTCTCCTTCGGGCTCGGCGGGCCCGAGATCGGCGTGCCGCGCCCGCAGTTCAAGCCGTACTTCGACCGGGCGATCGCGGCGGGCCTGCACTCGGTCCCGCACGCCGGCGAGACGACGGGCCCCGAGACCGTCTGGGACGCCCTGATCCACCTGGGCGCCGAGCGCATCGGCCACGGCACGACCTCCGCACAGGACCCGGGGCTCCTCGCCCACCTGGCCGAGCACGGCATCCCGCTGGAGGTCTGCCCGACCTCGAACATCGCGACCCGCGCGGTCAGCACCCTCGACGAGCACCCGATCAAGCAGTTCGTCGAGGCCGGGGTGACGGTCACGATCAACTCCGACGACCCGCCCATGTTCGGCACGGACCTGAACAACGAGTACGCCGTCGCGGCCCGTCTCCTCGGCCTCGACGAGCGCGGTATCGCGGCCCTCGCGAAGAACGCCGTCGAGGCGTCCTTCCTCGATCCGGCGGGCAAGGCGCGGATCGCCGCCGAGATCGACACGTACACGGACACGTGGCTCGCGCCGTAA
- a CDS encoding ABC transporter ATP-binding protein yields the protein MTSAQETGGDVRLAGISKTYGSFTAVRPLDLTVPQGSFFALLGASGCGKTTTLRMIAGLEEPSSGTVHLGDQDVTALPPYKRPVNTVFQSYALFPHLDIFENVAFGLRRRGIKSVKGQVGDMLDLVQLGEHARKKPHQLSGGQQQRVAVARALINHPKVLLLDEPLGALDLKLRRQMQLELKRIQTEVGITFVHVTHDQEEAMTMADTVAVMNGGRVEQLGAPADLYENPRTTFVANFLGTSNFIEADVDARSGDDMVVKAGDCKLTLPVARCSGPTATGGKVLVGVRPEKISLSHADDAGQIPGGRNRITGRIADSSFIGVSTQYVVRSPVCPSFEVYAQNIERDTRLVPGAEVVLHWNPAHTFGLDASQDVAAGVEKVEEDASA from the coding sequence ATGACCTCTGCTCAAGAAACCGGCGGCGACGTCCGTCTCGCCGGGATCAGCAAGACCTACGGCTCCTTCACCGCCGTGCGGCCGCTCGACCTCACCGTGCCGCAGGGCTCGTTCTTCGCCCTGCTCGGCGCGTCCGGCTGCGGCAAGACCACCACGCTCCGCATGATCGCGGGCCTGGAGGAGCCCAGTTCGGGGACCGTGCACCTCGGCGACCAGGACGTCACGGCCCTGCCGCCGTACAAGCGGCCCGTGAACACGGTCTTCCAGTCGTACGCGCTCTTCCCGCACCTGGACATCTTCGAGAACGTCGCCTTCGGGCTGCGCCGGCGCGGCATCAAGTCCGTGAAGGGCCAGGTCGGCGACATGCTCGACCTGGTGCAGCTCGGCGAGCACGCCCGCAAGAAGCCGCACCAGCTCTCCGGCGGCCAGCAGCAGCGCGTCGCCGTCGCCCGCGCCCTCATCAACCACCCCAAGGTGCTCCTCCTCGACGAGCCGCTCGGCGCCCTCGACCTGAAGCTGCGCCGTCAGATGCAGCTGGAGCTCAAGCGCATCCAGACCGAGGTCGGCATCACCTTCGTGCACGTCACGCACGACCAGGAGGAGGCCATGACCATGGCCGACACCGTGGCCGTGATGAACGGCGGCCGCGTCGAGCAGCTCGGCGCCCCCGCCGACCTGTACGAGAACCCGCGCACGACGTTCGTCGCGAACTTCCTCGGCACGTCGAACTTCATCGAGGCGGATGTCGATGCGCGCAGCGGTGACGACATGGTCGTCAAGGCGGGCGACTGCAAGCTGACGCTGCCCGTCGCACGATGTAGCGGCCCCACCGCCACGGGCGGCAAGGTCCTCGTCGGTGTGCGCCCGGAGAAGATCTCCCTCAGCCACGCCGACGACGCCGGACAGATCCCCGGGGGCCGCAACCGCATCACCGGACGCATAGCCGACAGCAGCTTCATCGGCGTATCGACGCAGTACGTCGTCCGCAGCCCCGTCTGCCCCTCCTTCGAGGTGTACGCGCAGAACATCGAGCGCGACACCCGCCTCGTCCCCGGCGCCGAGGTCGTCCTGCACTGGAACCCCGCCCACACCTTCGGCCTCGACGCCTCCCAGGACGTCGCGGCGGGCGTCGAGAAGGTCGAGGAGGACGCCTCCGCATGA